TTTCACTTGCTCAGGCTATCATATCCTATCAATTAATCAAGCTAACAAGCTTCACAGGCTAGCAAGCACACCACATTTTCTACAGGAAATGTACTTTTCTAGTTAttggtgaagaaaaaaaaatcccatgAGATGAAAATGTCAGGAATGTTCAGATTAGCAACATAATAAAGGTCCAATGGCCACACCCTCTCATGCAATACCATGCAAGACTCAATTTATCTAAATTGAGTCGCTATAATGGGCACATGTTTATCTCTCTTGATCTGTTTGACTCAGAGTGATGCAATTTGTCACACATGCTCAGGGAGGTGAGTCAAGCTAACCTGTAGAAAAGTGTTGAGTTTGGCCGCAGGGTGGCGCTGTTGTGCAGGAAGAAACATTCATGCAAGCTCATTGGTTCATAGTGGCCATGTCGTTTAAAGACGTGCATCCATAAATGCTTGCAGGTATATTTAGGGGTTCAAGCAGCAAAGCTGGTGAAATCCTGTTGTATTTGTTCCActtcattattgttattatattcCTCTTTCTACCATGttggtgaagaaaaaaaaacatttccatgaGATGAAAAGGCCCTGGACTGTGCAACTTAACAACATGGTAAAGGCCCTAGGGCCACATCCTCTCACGCAATACCATGGCAATTGGCCACATAGTGGCTCTATAACAAGAGATTGAAAAGTCTAAGTCATGTAATTTAGTTCATAGGTCCCTCCCCTCACAAGGAACAAATTTGCCTCAAGAACCCATAAAGTCCACCTATGCTATGACTGTGTTCTCCCTACgtatgtcatgttgtgttactgtaTATTATTGTATATACTGGTAGTTcagaatattatatatatttagcagacacttttatccagtaGCCCAAAATATATTCCTACCACCTGAAGCTGAGGATACCCTACCCATGGTGTATCACCATGTTACCTCTGCTAGAGCAGGATCACATGCACAGCGATGTGAAAGGTCAGGGAGGAGATGGTGATTGAGAGTGACTGTGCCCACATTAGGGTGTATGTACTCTGGTGTCCTAGGGACACTTTAGGGTGTTTGTACTCTGGTTACCTAGGGACACTTTAGGGTGTATGTACTCTGGTGTCCTAGGGACACTTTAGGGTGTATGTACTCTGGTGTCCTAGGGACACTTTAGGGTGTATGTACTCTGGTGTCCTAGGGACACTTTAGGGTGTATGTACTCTGGAGCCCTGAATGTTATTCTTCTCTTGTTGCAGTCTTCACCTATTGTGAATCTCCCTATAGTTCAAGGTAAGAAGCATATTGTTCATATCGTAGTACATTTTCTCCaaataatgattctacatgtagaatAACCTTTCAGATTTTAAGAAAGTATAAACTCACGATTTAATGATGTTGTTTCTCTTTTTTTCTGGTCGCAGCGGTCATCCTGTTCGGCGAGCCAATCCGATGGGAGACCAACCTGCAGCTGATCATTGATGTGTTGCTGACCAATGGGAGCCTGGGTAACGCCCATGAGATGCGTCACTCCTCCCACCTGCCGCTGCTGGCCTGTAACATGGACCTGATGTGGATGGCCGAGGCCCAGTCTCCACGGTAACAAGTCACTGAGAAAGATTACACTAAGTGATATGGAACATTGgttgacaaatcaaatcaaatgtatttatatagccctttgtacatcagctgatatctcaaagtgctgtacaaaaccccaaacagcaagcaatgcaggtgtagaagcacggtggctaggaaaaactccataaaaaggccaaaacctagtaagaaacctagagaggaaccaggctatgtggggtggccagtcctcttctggatgtgccgggtggagattataacagaacatggccaagatgttcaaatgttcataaatgaccagcatggtccaataataataaggcagaacagttgaaactggagcagcagcacggccaggtggactggggacagcaaggagtcatctcaggtagtcctgaggcatggtcctagggctcaggtcctccgagagagagaaagaaagagagaaagagagaattagagagagcacacttaaattcacacaggacaccgaataggacaggagaagtactccagatataacaaactgaccctagcccccgacacataaactactgcagcataaatactggaggctgagacaggtggggtcaggagacactgtggacccatccgaggacacccccggacagggccaaacaggaaggatataacatataaccccacccactttgccaaagcacagcccccacaccactagagggatatcttcaaccaccaacttaccatcctgagacaaggctgagtatagcccacaaagatctccgccacggcacaacccaaagggggggggggggtggggggtgggggggtgggggggggggggtgggggggggggggggggtggggtgccAACcaagacaggatgaccacatcagtgaatcaacccactcaggtgacgcacccctcccagggacggtatgagagagccccagtaagccagtgactcagcctctgtaatagggttagaggcagagaatcccagtggaaagaggggaaccggccaggcagagacagctccagagcctttccgtagCACCTTCCCACTcgtgggccagactacactcaatcatatgacccactgaagagatgagtcttcagtaaagacttaaaggttgagaccgattTTGCGTCTCTGACGTTAATAAATACATACAGCATTTAACAAAGTGAAGCTGTTTTTTTTTGGAACAGAAGTCTCATAAGttataaaaatggagctctataggagaaagccctgcctccagctgtttgcttagaaattctagggacaattaggaggcctgcgtcttgtgaccgtagcgtacgtgtaggtatgtacggcaggaccagatcagagagataggtaggcgaaagcccatgtaatgctttgtaggttagcagtaaaaccttgaaatcagcccttgctttgacaggaagccagtgtagggaggctagaactggagtaatatgatccatttttttggttctagtcaggattctagcagccgtatttagcactaactgaagtttatttagtgctttatccgggtagccggaaagtagagcattgcagtagtctaacctagaagtgacaaaagcatggattaatttttctgcatcatttttggacagaaagtttctgatttttgcaatgttacgtagatggaaaaaagcagtccttgaaatggtcttgacatgttcttcaaaagagagatcagggtccagagtaacgccgtggtccttcacagttttatttgagacgactgtacaaccattaagattaattgtcagattcaacagaagatctctttgtttcttgggacctagaacaagcatctctgttttaaagtagaaagtttgcagacatccacttccttatgtctgaaacacatgcttctagcgagggcaattttggggcttcaccatgtttcattgaaatgtacagctgtgtgtcatccgcatagcagtgaaagttaacattatgttttcgaatgacatccccaagaggtaaaatatatagtgaaaacaatagtggtcctaaaacggaacattgaggaacaccaaaatttacagttgatttgtcagaggacaaaccattcacagagacaaacagatatcgttccgacagataagatctaatccaggccagaacttgtccgtgtagaccaatttgggtttccaatctctccaaaagaatgtggtgattgatggtatcaaaagcagcactaaggtctaggagcacgaggacagatgcagagcctcggtctgatgccattaaaaggtcatttaccaacttcacaagtgcagtctcagtgctatgatggggtctaaaaccagactgaagcatttcgtatacattgtttgtcttcagaaaggcagtgagttgctgcgcaacagccttttctaaacattttgagaggaatggaagattcgatataggccgatagttttttatattttctgggtcaaggtttggctttttcaagagaggctttattactgccacttttagtgagtttggtacacatccggtggatagagagacgtttattatgttcaacataggagggccaagcacaggcagcagctctttcagtagtttagttggaatagggtccagtatgcagctcgAAGggttagaggccatgattatgttcatcattgtgtcaagagatatagtactaaaacacttgagtgtctctcttgatcctaggtactggcagagttgtgcagactcaggacaactgagctttgaaggaatacgcagatttaatgaggagtccgtaatttgctttctaataatcatgatattttcctcaaagaagttcatgaatttatcactgctaaagtgaaagccatcctctcttggggaatgctgctttttagttagctttgcgacagtatcaaaaaggaatttcggattgttcttattttcctcaattaagttagaaaaataggatgatcgagcagcagtaagggctcttcggtactgtctttccaagctagtcggaagacttccagtttggtgtggcgccatttccgttccaattttctggaagcttgcttcagagcttgggtattttctgtgtaccagggagctagtttcttatgagaaatgtttttagtttttaggggtgcaactgcatctagggtattgcgcaaggttcaattgagttcctcagttaggtggttaactgatttttgtcctctgtcgtccttgggtagacagagggaatctggaaggacatcaaggaatctttgtgttgtctgtgaatttttagcacgacttttgatgttccttggttggggtctgagcagattatttgttgcaattacaaacataataaaatggtggtccgatagtccaggattatgaggaaaaacattaagatccacaacatttattccatgggacaaaactaggtccaaagtatgactgtgacagtgagtgggtccagagacatgttggacaaaacccactgagtcgatgatggctccgaaagccttttggagtgggtctgtggacttttccatgtgaatattaaagtcaccaaagattagaatattatctgctatgactacaaggtccgataggaattcagggaactcaatgaggaacgctgtatatggcccaggaggcctgtaaacagtagctataaaaagtgattgagtaggctgcatagatttcatgactagaagctcaaaagacgaaaacgtcatttttttgttgttgtaaatttaaatttgctattgtaaatgttagcaacacctccacctttgcgggatgcacgaaGGTTGACAAAGGATTTAGTCACACTGtcagtcattgtgtgtgtgtgtgcttgcgtagGTTTGGCCATGGGATGTTCCTTGTGTGTCTGGAGAACATCTACAGGAAGATAACGGGTCAGGAGCTGAAGTACGAAGCTCTGATGGGGAAACCTTCTGAACTAACATATCACTTCGCTGAGTACCTCATCAGGGAGCAGGCTGCAGAGAGAGGCTGGAGGACACCTATAAGAACACTCTACGCTATCGGGTAATAATCTCATCAGAACACTATACACCATAAGGTTATAACCTACACCCATCAGAGCAGTATACACTATCAGGTTAGAACCTACAACCTTCAGAACACTATACACTATCGGATAATAACCCTAACAGAAGCAAAACACTATCGGGTAATAACCCCATCAGAAGACAAAGCCCTATTGGGTAATAAACCCCATCAGAACACTCGATGCTATCAGGTTAGAACCTACACCCATCAGAACACCATACACAATCAGGCTCGAACCTACATCCATCACAACACAATTGGGTAATAAACATATCAGCACACTATATGATATTGGCTTGGAACCTACACCTATCAAAACACTATGCACTATCACTATTAGAGCCTACACCCATTAGAACACTATACACTATCGGGTAATAGCCCCATCAGAACACAATAAACTATTGGGTAATAGCCCCAtcagaacacactacactatcgGGTAATAACCCCATCAGAAGACAAAACCCTATTGGGTAATAAACCCCATCAGAACACAATACACTATTGGGTAATAGCCCCATCAGAAGACTCAACGCTATCAGGTTAGAACCTACACCCATCAGAACACTATACACTATCAGGTTAGAACCTACACCCATCAGAACACTATACACTATCGAGTAATAACCCCATCAGAACCCTCAACGCTATCAGGTTAGAACCTACACCCATCAGAACACAATACACTATTGGGTAATAGCCCCATCAGAACACTAAACACTATCAGGTAATAACCCCATCAAGAACACAATACACTATCAGCTTGGAACCTACACCCATCAGAACACTATACACTATCGAGTAATAACCCCATCAGAACACTCAATGCTATCAGGTTAGAACCTACACCCATCCTAACACTATACGCTATCGGGTAACAGCCCCATCAGAACACAATACACTATCGGGGAACAGCCCCATCAGAACACAATACACTATCAGGTAACAGCCCCATCAGAACACAATACACTATTGGGCAATAACTCCATCAGAACACTCTACGCTATCAGGTTAGAATCTTTACCCATCAGAACACAATCAGGTTCAAACCTACACCCATCAGAACACTATACGCTATCAGTTAATAGCCACATTAGAACATCCTACACTGTCGGGTTAGAACCTACACCCATCAGAACAATAACCACTTTCAGGTAATAGCCCCTTTAGAACACTCTATGCTATCGGGTTAGAACCTACACCTATCAAAACACTATACGTTATCAGGTAAGTACCCTAAACCCATCAGAACACTCTGCACTATCGGGTAACAACCCCATCAGAACACGATACACAATCAGGTTAGAATTTACATTCATCAGAACACTATAGGGATAGAACCTACACCCATCAGAACACTATACACTATCTGGTAAGTACCCTAAACCCATCAGAACActattgtcgtgtctttactatcattaactgaagacttttAGTTTTTCTCAAAAAATCAAatttctgtaattattattacgcgattaaactgattaatcatgtaactgtaattaactaggaagtcggggcaccaaggaaaattttccgaatataacttttcagatattttcatatctgatcaatagtcttctgattaattaattatttacctcacgttagtctcattccaaacggcgtgaattgttggttatctgcacgaacccagtcttcactgtgagtcatccatacatcaattgtcttaaataatttatttactaactaagtaattcacagaaatgcataaacaaacattaGATgtttacaaggaaatgataatggagattccctagtgggataaaccggcatcgcggcatggtgtacaaaagggaagtgggggtcgactgagataagacaacacacagttgataattataacaattgaaatgctaatcctttgcacatgaacgctcactcattcgtaAACAATTGCACTCAATAAATATATTTacactcagtgtgtcgtcgggatctctgttgaaaagtttgtttctgttggagagtttgtccgccctctctgtcgtggttagaatgggtagttcagagtgacattcattcatgtcgttatggatagatgtttcggcggttgcaGGTCTTCACGTTcgatgataccgaattcctagctgcagactagtaattaatatcaaagacttgttcttattctgtcggtatcgatagtctaagagtttaaccacgtgggatggttaaaagattcagcagtctggtctcaaacCGTGGCCCTCtggttatcgaggtaagctggtctgcaacctttgtcctctcgtaattgagagaaacatggtctgttgagaaattcAAGGTGGGgattttattcggaattgcagaaaagggcctgtcccaggatgcccgaccataactgtgctcatgggcagtcctctgatttagttaaactccaaagggaattggagtttccttcattaaacagtccaaaattacatgacacaatttcacaaacagtatcatcctcactcattcatcttatacaacaattagatgtaagcctcatatctgaggctattatataaacagcgttatggtaatgtggccgtattggctcccatgagtttcacaaaatcgtaccaaacggaccagttcgtagctggattcttcaccaatcttttataccttctccagaacataaatgttgttcggttctccagttctgtgaggtggaagaaattcctttgttctctatgaaaattcactctctctctatactgtggccatgaggagataatctcctccaggaatttacaacctctctctgaccacagcagcctgggtgtaggacacagggagaaggggatggggcttgctgtacccaaagagggcaacgtcatgacactataCACTATCGGGTTAAAACCTACACCCATCAGAACACTATACGCTATCAGGTAACAACCTCATCAGAACACAATACACAATCAGGTTAGGACCTACACCCATCAGAACACTATACACAATCAGGTTAGGACTACACCCATCAGAACACTCTACCCTATCAGGATAGAACCTACACCCATCAGAACACTATACTTCTACACTGTCGGGTAAGGAACCACAGGAGGCAGCAAAACACTACAGCACAAACCGATCTGAGACAGAATTGTGAGAAACCCTACGCTTCACTCTAATTATTGTTCCTTACACATATGTAGTAAtgctgtaaaatatactgtattacaTGTTACATCTATGCAGTAATTATGTAATGATACTGTATTAACATGTTACACCTATGTAGTAATGCTGTAATGATACTATTGACATGTTACACCTATGTAGTATTGGTGTAATGATACTATTGACATGTTATTAGATACCCTGTTCCCTTCTAACTAGTGTCTAACCTTTATTCCATCTAACAAAGAGACAACCTGATGACAGATATCTATGGAGCCAACCTGTATAACCGCTATCTGGAGGAAAGGGTCCGGACCAGGCAGACTGCTGCCCAAGTAGTGCAGGCCACGGTGGAGGGTACAGGGGGCGGAGGGTCCCCTAAAGCCCTTCTCCAGGACCAGGACATGGAGACGGCCTTGGAGAGCGAGCTGGCCTCCCCCTCCGCCACCTCCTGTAAATCCCTGCTGGTATGTACCGGTATCTATAACCCCCACAGCGAGGTGCCGGCTGATGCCAGCCACAGCATCACCGAGACTGTGTTCCATGGTCACCGGGACTTCCGCTTCGACCCGGCCCTGATGGAACCAGGACACATCGTAGAGGACGTACACAACGCTGTGGAACTCATCTGTCAACAGGAGAACTTTGTCTCTACTAGGCATTGACCTGTAGAATAGCATTAGAGTTGTATAACTTTGTAAGTCCAAAAtgaccctattccctgtgtagttcaaaagatagggaatatggtgccatttcatATTTGTATATCACAGAAACAGTTGTCTGAGACCGTAGAAACAGTAGAGTCTGAGACCGTAGAAACAGTAGAGTCTGAGACCGTAGAAACAGTAGAGTCTGAGACCGTAGAAACAGTAGAATCTGAGACCGTAGAAACAGTAGAGTCTGAGACCGTAGAAACAGTAGAGTCTGAGACCGTAGAAACAGTAGTCTGAGACCGTAGAAACAGTAGAGTCTGAGACCGTAGAAACAGTAGAGTCTGAGACTGTAGAAACAGTAGAGTCTGAGACTGTAGAAACAGTAGAGTCTGAGACTGTAGAAACAGTAGAGTCTGAGACTGTAGAAACAGTAGAGTCTGAGACTGTAGAAACAGTAGAGTCTGAGACTATAGAAACAGTAGAGTCTGAGACTGTAGAAACAGTAGAGTCTGAGACTGTAGAAACAGTAGAGTCTGAGACTGTAAAAACAGAAGAGTCTGAGACTGTAGAAACAGTAGAGCCTGAGACTGTAGAAACAGTAGAGTCTGAGACTGTAGaaacagtagaaacagtagagTCTGAGACTGCAGAAACAGTAGTCTGAGACTGTAGAAACAGTAGAGTCTGAGACTGTAGaaacagtagaaacagtagagTCTGAGACTGTAGAAACAGTAGAAACAGTAGCCTGAGACTGTAGAAACAGTCGAGTCTGAGACTGTAGAAACAGAATAAACAGTAGTCTGAGACTGTAGAAACAGTAGTCTGAGACTGTAGaaacagtagaaacagtagagTCTGAGACTGTAGAAAGAGTAGAAACatagttcttgaaattttccagattgactgaccttcatgtcttaaagtaatgatggactgttgtttctctttgcttatttgagctgttcttgccataatgtggacttgggtcttttaccaaatagggctatcttcttcaTACCACCCCtacgttgtcacaacacaactgattggctcaaacgcattaagaaggaaagatattccacaaattaacaaggcacacatgttaattgaaatgtattccaggtgactacctcatgaagctggttgagagaatgtcaagagtgtgcaaaactgtcatcaagtccaagggtggctactttgaagaatctcaaatataaaatatattttgatttgtttaacacttttttggttactacatgattccatatgtgttatttcatagtttttatgtcttcactattattctacaatgtagaaaatagtaaaaaattaagaaaaaccctggagtgagtagttgtgtccaaaccttCGACTGGTACTATATTTGATCAGGTTACTTTTCAAAACGATAGAAAAGCAGGTAGACTTTGCGTTGAGGGCAGGTAGATACCAGATATGTGATAGCATgatcagttgaaggcattcagttgtacaactgactaggtatccccctttcccttaatTGTAAATAACTGCATCGACTGTACTGAAAACAAAAGCAACAATGCACTATTAGAGAGTACTAAGTCTTTGTCCTGTATATCTGAATGGGTCTGACCGATCGTGAACAGTACAGCGGGGCTGCCTGTACTAGCTGTTGTACCATGACCAGATAGGTCCTGTCCCTGGTCAGATAATGGTTTCATATGCACTTATGTCAGGTCATGCCATCAGAAAGGAAAGCATAAGAGTAGAATAGTGCATTAGTCTTCTAgaacagtcctgtactgtatgcAGTAAAACATCCAATCATTGGGTATGGTTTTCTTTTATAGTGCTTTAACTTGTAAATAAGCTGAAAGATATTTTATACTTACACTAAGTACATATGTTCACATATTTGTGCATGTCATAGGATCTGCAATGTATGCATTTATATTACTTTATGTCATTGTATGAATTGCCATTAAGTAATATTTTCCATGTATAAAATGTTAAGTTAAATTAAATGTCAAGGTATTTAAACGGATTACAGATATTGTAACTTTATTGAAGACAGATACTGTGATTATGGCACATCAGCcacgtttatacctggttctaattTGCGTCCTTTGTCCttatcttgtccacattctgattgtgcccacatttttagacGAATAAGACGCATTGTGAACAGATTTTGATCAGATGTTGTGTGTAAACAGGCAAGATCAGGACAAGATCCAGATGAAGGACACGTTAGCAGCAGGTATAAACGGGGCTAGAAGGTGACCACTGTATAGTAACTGCATGTATAGGCTATgatatttattttattaacaaGTTAAGATGAACAATATTTATCTAATTTGCTATTGTTGATAAAAGACAAATAACCTGAACTGGTTTCCCTCGGTCCCACAAAAGTCCACCAATAGTTCTGCAACCCTCAAACCAAAGAAAAAGTTTACCTAAGAAAATGACATGAACAGATCAGGTTCAGAATACAAAGATGAAAAACAAACATTCACTGACAACACCTCACTCTTATAAAGATGTGGAATAACTGAATAGTTACACATTATGATTCCATTGTCTATTCTCACTTCTGTCATATCTCTCCCCACAACTCAATAACAGAGAAAGGCACTCTGTTCATCTAGAACAGGGGTTCTCAAAAACTATTCGAGCAGGTCCTGTCACACAAAtgtcctaggtggcaaaggtctgGATTGATAGTCATATATCGACGTAGCAAACCCCCCACCTCACAACCCATGCAACCCCAAACTgttaaaaaaaactattgttGGCAGAGAGAATTAGCAGTTCTTAAAGttaattttctgcaattctacacattgtcacggagcaaagggaaaaggttgcctttttaaag
This is a stretch of genomic DNA from Oncorhynchus mykiss isolate Arlee chromosome 7, USDA_OmykA_1.1, whole genome shotgun sequence. It encodes these proteins:
- the zgc:77375 gene encoding haloacid dehalogenase-like hydrolase domain-containing 5 — encoded protein: MKALSVLHRAANTLLSHPGDRGTLLTRCGISGASTLNNKIQPGFGLLFDIDGVLVRGKTPIPAAKKAFQKLVDSRGQFLVPVVFVTNAGNCLRQKKADQLSQILGVPISQDQVMLSHSPLRMFTKYHEKCVLVSGQGPVLDIANNLGFQNVVSIDMLREYFPLLDMVDHNRRPKLPSSPIVNLPIVQAVILFGEPIRWETNLQLIIDVLLTNGSLGNAHEMRHSSHLPLLACNMDLMWMAEAQSPRFGHGMFLVCLENIYRKITGQELKYEALMGKPSELTYHFAEYLIREQAAERGWRTPIRTLYAIGDNLMTDIYGANLYNRYLEERVRTRQTAAQVVQATVEGTGGGGSPKALLQDQDMETALESELASPSATSCKSLLVCTGIYNPHSEVPADASHSITETVFHGHRDFRFDPALMEPGHIVEDVHNAVELICQQENFVSTRH